GCGGCGGGGTATTGGGCGCGCGCTCATGCTCGCCCTGGAAGTCTTCGCGGCAGGGCGCGGGCGCCATCTCCTGACGCTCGACACGCGCTCCGGCGATGCGGCGGAGCCGCTCTACCTTGGGCTTGGTTATCAGCCGATCGGGCAGATACCGGGCTTCAGCCGTGATACCTTCACCGACCGGCTGGACGCCACCACCATCATGTACAAGACGCTCGCGCCGGGAGAGACGGCCTAGAGCTTCAGGTCCAGGATGCGGCAGTCCAGGGTGCGGCTCAGCATCAGGCCCTGTTCGTTCTTCTCGGCGATGTAGGCGCGCAGCGTGTAGCGGTTGAGCCAGATTTCAGCGCCCTCCAGATTGGCCCGCAGATAGTCGGGCAGGCGCTCGAAGATGGCCGAACCGGCCTCCTTGTCGCCGCGCATGAAGGTGATCCGCTCACCCTGGATTTCCCAACGGTCCTCCCAGATCCCTGCGCGCTCGGCTTCGTCGCAGAGCAGAACGGTCTTCGCGGCCGTTTCCTCTTCGGCGGCCTGTTGGGCCAGGGCCGGGGCAGCGCTCCCCACGAGAAAGCCGCTGAGCAGCAGTGCGGTCGCAAGACGCATGATGAAGTCCCTCTCCTTCGGTTTTCTCCCTGCAGGTAGCTTAGCCAGGGGGACTGGCCCGAGTCGACCTCTTGGGATCCTAGGAGGCTGCGGGGGCGGCCGGAGCGCGGCGGCGGCTGAGCCGCCAAGCGGCGTGCAGCGCCACGGCGCCCAGCACGATGGCGCCGCCCAGGAAGGTCGCGGGCGGCGGCTCCTCGCCCACGCCCAGCCAGACCCAGAGAGGTCCCAGCACCGTCTCCAGCAGCATCAGCAGCGCCACCTCGGGCGCGGGCACGTGACGGGGGCCGAGGGTGATGAGGCCGAACGACAGCGGCATCACCACCGCGCCCATCAAAAGGATGTAGAGGAGGCTCTCCGCCGGCGGCGAGAGCAGCGCCGCCGCCGACAGGCCCGCGAAGGGAAGCGCGATGCTGGCCGAGATGAGCGCGCCCAGAGCCGTTGCCGGAATCATGTTGAGGCCGCCCGACCCCCGGATCACCGTGAAGATGCCGGCGAGGGTGAGGGCGGTCACCAGCGCCGAGAGGTCGCCCGGGCCGGTGCCGGCCGACAGGCTGTCCCCCATGACGATGGCCACGCCCAGTATCCCCGCCAGGATCGCCGCCCAGGTCGCCTTGGCCACGGCCTCCTTCAGGAAGATCATCGACATGAGAGCGGCGAAGAGAGGGGAGGCCGCCAGGATCACCAGGACGTTGGCAACGGAGGTATGCTCCACGGCGACCACGAAGGAGATCGCATTGGCCGCATAGAGCAGCGCCACCAGAAGCCCCCGGCGGCCCAAGCCGCGTATCTCCTGCAGCGCCTTGGCGCGCCGGTAGGCGAAGAAAGCGGCGAAGAGCATGCTCGACTGGAGGGCGCCGCGCCAGACCACCAGGCTCCAGGCGTCCGCCGGGATCAGCCGCAGCAACAGCGTGTCCGGCGTCAGCACCAGCACGCCGAACAGCGTCAGCAGGAAGCCTTTTGCGTGGGCGGCCTTTGCGGAGTCCAAGGGATGACCTCTGAGCGGAGACGGAACGTCGTCCCTGCGGTCTATCCCGTCCCCGGCGGCAGCGCAAGCCGATCGACGCGATCAACGGGCCTTGGCGCGCTCTCCGGTCCAGGGATAGCCGCGCAAGCCCGGCGCGCGCCAGGCCTCCACCGCCAGGCGCCGGCGATAGATCTGCGCCAGGCCCTCCAAGCGCGCCGCGGTCTCCGGCGTGGGGGCGACGGCGTAGGCCTCCAGCGCGGCCTCGTAGTCGTCCCAGACGGAGTTGGTCGGGCAGTCGGCCTTAACGGTCTCGCAGGGTCGGGTTCTGCGGTTCATGGCGTTTTCCTCGCGGGCGGCGTTTTGTGTCTTCTATAACGCGAGGTTTTACGCGCGGCGGGTTTCACCCTGAGGGCGCTTCGGCGACGCTTTCATGACGCCCTCTTGATGAGGGCGCCGAGGATGTGATCAAGCGGGAAAGAGGGCTCGCGAAAAAAGGCACGGACGCAGAAAGTCCAGGGCACTGGTCCTAGCCAGAAACGCTTCCCTCAGTTCCGTCGCGCGGTCTGAACCGTGGCGCGGAAAGCGGGTAGGTCGG
This genomic interval from Limibacillus sp. contains the following:
- a CDS encoding GNAT family N-acetyltransferase; the protein is RRGIGRALMLALEVFAAGRGRHLLTLDTRSGDAAEPLYLGLGYQPIGQIPGFSRDTFTDRLDATTIMYKTLAPGETA
- a CDS encoding DMT family transporter, giving the protein MDSAKAAHAKGFLLTLFGVLVLTPDTLLLRLIPADAWSLVVWRGALQSSMLFAAFFAYRRAKALQEIRGLGRRGLLVALLYAANAISFVVAVEHTSVANVLVILAASPLFAALMSMIFLKEAVAKATWAAILAGILGVAIVMGDSLSAGTGPGDLSALVTALTLAGIFTVIRGSGGLNMIPATALGALISASIALPFAGLSAAALLSPPAESLLYILLMGAVVMPLSFGLITLGPRHVPAPEVALLMLLETVLGPLWVWLGVGEEPPPATFLGGAIVLGAVALHAAWRLSRRRAPAAPAAS